A stretch of DNA from Pasteurellaceae bacterium RH1A:
ACATCAAACTGCTTGATGGCACTCTTTTTGGATTTTGGCTTGAGCACAAAGTTATCCATATTTTGCGTGACAGTGTATTGTTCCCAGTGGCGCTTATCATTGCTGGTTAAAAGCACAAAAGGCGTATCGCTGACCGCGTCCTTGACCCAGTTGGCTGTCGCTTGCGATACAAAAGGATCATAGAACCACAGGGTTGAACCATCTGAAACAATCAGGTTTTCCTGTGGGCTCTTGGTTTCCATTCTAAAGAGGTTTGGGCGTTTAACATAGAACTTACCCTGACCTTTCTGCACTTCCTTGCCCTTGGCTGAACGCACCGTTTGGTCAAAATCCGCCCCGTATTGCACGGCCTGATCCAAGCGTTTTTGCAATTCTGCCACCGCTTGTGGATTGGCCCAAAGGGCGCTGCTCATGGTCATCAAGCCTAAAACCAATGCGGATTGTTTAAATAATGCTTTCATAATATTCCTTGATAGAAAAAAGGTAATCCTAAGATTACCGTTTTTAAGAATAGTTCCAATTATAGCCCAATCAGCCCTTTCACTCACGCTTTAATTTTTGCTCCTTCCGCCTTTTTTGGAAGAAGTGGCTAATTTTTTGGCTGCATTGCTCGGTCATTACTCCGCCTCGAATCTCCAGAAAATGGTTCATTTTATAGTCTTCAAACAGATGGAAGCGAGAGCCAACCGCCCCCGTTTTATAGTCACTGGCTCCAAAAACCAAACGGCTAATGCGGCTATGCAAAATAGCCCCGGCACACATGGGGCAAGGCTCTAGGGTCACATAAAGGGTGGTATCCAGTAGGCGATAATTTCCCAGCTTGTCCGCCGCTTGTCGTAAGGCTTGAACTTCTGCGTGAGCCGTAGGGTCAGACTGCACAATCACTCGGTTCCAGCCCTCTCCCAAAACATTCCCCTGGCTATCCACCAAAACCGCTCCCACGGGGATTTCGCCCTCCTGTTCAGCACGATCTGCCAGCTCAAGGGCATATTGCATAAAGTGAAAATCTTGCTGGGAAAGGGTAAGCGGGCAAGAGGTTTGGGTGGGTTGGATAAACATAGGGCTTATAACTTACATGAAAAAGCCACTTTGCAGTGGCTGATAAACTATTTTTTATTTTCTTGGGCTAACAAGCAAATTGTTTCAAAATTTCAAATAGAAGCCTGCATTATACACAAAATGTCGAATTTGTAAGGCCCTAGCCTGTATAATTTGTCAATTTTGCAGGAAATTTAACCGCTTGTAGCCAATTCTTCGGCCACCGCCTCTGCCTGTTGCATTACATACTCAATGGCATCTTCCTGCTTATCAGGCGGATACTTGAAAAGCAACAAGGCTCGGCGAACCAGCAGTCGCATTTTGGCTCGGACAGAATCCTTGTATTGCCAGTCAATAGTCACCGATTTGCGTAGGCTGTTGGTGATCATTTTGGCGAGTTTCATCAGGGTTTCATCGCCCATTTGTTCCTTGGCACTGGCGTTTTGGGCTAAAGCGTCATAGAAGGCCAATTCGGCAGGGCTTAAACCTAGGCTTTCGCCCCGCTTTTGTTTTTCATCGAACTCTTGAGCCAGGGCGATCAGCTCTTCCAAAATATCAATCACGCTTAAATTGTGGTTGTGGTACTGGCTCATCGCCTCTTTGAGTTTCTGCTCAAAATCCTTTTTCAGGGTTTGGTTAGCCCCTGATTTTTGGCGGATTTGACTGCCCAAATAACGCTCTAAAGCCGACACCCACAAGTCCTTGGTTTCGCTTTGCTTAATGCTGGCTAAAAATTCATCTGACAGCAGGTTGATATTGGGCCGATCCTTTTCCAAGGCCTCAAATAAATCCACCACGCCTTCTGATTCTACGGCACGGTTGAGCAGGGCGGCTAGCTGTAAGCCCTTGTCGGTTTTATCTTGCGGTGACCGTTCTTCACTTTTGCTAATCGTGCGACGAACAGCATCGAAAAAGGCCAGTTCTTGGCGGTATTTGTCGGCTTTAGGCAAGGCGGCACACAGGCTAAAGCCCTTATGTGCCAAACGCACCGCCTGCAAGAAAGCGTCCTTGCGTGGGGTTGGGCTTTTGGTCTGTAATGATGGTTGCATACGATCCAAGGCCAAAATATGGTTAGCCGCACGGCGAATGGCAGCAAGCAGGGCCTGAGGTTCCTGAATTTGCAAACTTTCTGCCAAATCAAACCGCTTGCCTTCAACTGGTGTAGCAAACTGCCCCCGAATGGTCTCAATATAGTCCAACATCTTGCCAAAGGCGGCCTCCACGTCCTGCACAATTTCGCCCTTGCCGCCAGCGTTGGTGTACTTGGCAAAGCCGGCTTTCATTTCTTCGGTCAGCCCATAATAGTCCACAATCAAGCCACCACTTTCCCGGCTCTTATTGCGAAAGACCCGATTAACCCGGGCTATCGCCTGCATAAGGTTGTGATCCTGCATTGGCTTGTCCAGATACATTGTATTACAACAAGGCACGTCAAAGCCCGTCAGCCACATATCCCGCACAATCACGATTTTGAGCGGATCATCAGGATCCTTAAAGCGTTTTTCCAGGGTTTTCTTGTCCTGTTGGTGCATTCGCCATTCGGGAGGATCGCTGGCGACATTGCTGGTCATCACCACCTTAATCGCCCCTTGGGTGACCTCATCAGAATGCCAACTTGGACGAAGTGCGGTGATTTTTTGGTACAATTTTACGCAGATTTTACGGCTCATCACCACAATCATGGCCTTGCCGTCCACCAGCTCGGTGCGTTTTTCATAGTGGCTGACAATGTCCTGAGCCAGCAAATCCAAACGGCTGTCCAGCCCCTGAATTTCCTCCCGCAAACGCATCGCCGCCTGATTATCGCCATAAACTGCCTCCGCCTCTCGCACCACATTGGCAAATTCAGGGCTTTCACGCAGCACCGCTTGGCGTGGCTCATAGAAAATCGGCACGGTCGCTCCGTCCTCAATGGCACGCTGAAAATCGTAAATAGACACATAGGAACCGAACACATCACGGGTGTCCCGATCTTCCAAGTCCATCAAAGGCGTGCCAGTAAAGCCGATAAAGGAGGCATTGGGCAGGGCTTGACGCAGGTGCTGGGCGTAACCCGTGCGATACTCGCCCTTTTCGGTCAGTTTCTGTTCAAAGCCATATTGGGAACGGTGGGCTTCATCAGCAATCACAATAATGTTGCTCCGCTCATTCAGCATTGGAAAGGCACTCTCCCCTTCCAGCAAGCCGAATTTTTGAATGGTGGTAAAAATCACCCCGCCCGATTCCCGTTTTGCCAGTTCATCACGCAATTCTTCTCGGCTATCCGCCTGCACGGGCGTTTGTTTAATTAAAGCCTGACCAGCAGAAAAAGTAGCGAATAATTGACCGTCTAAATCATTGCGATCGGTTACCATCACCAAGGTAGGGTTACGCAATTCACTTTGTGCTAGCACCTTGCCGGCATAAAAGAGCATAGAGAGCGACTTGCCCGAACCCTGGGTATGCCAAACTACGCCAATCTTGCGATTGCCCCTTTCGCTTGCTGCCACTAGCGTACAATCCACCGCCTCATTCACCCCATAAAATTGGTGATAAGCCCCGATTTTCTTGATGGTGCGATTTTGGCTGTCCTTCTCAAAAATCACAAAGTTCTGCACATAATCCAACCAAGTTTTAGGCTTAAAGAGACCACGCAGCAGATCTTTTAACTCATCACCGAATGTAATCAGCTCACTTTCCGCCTTTTCATTGACTACTCGCCAAGGGGTAAAGCGGTCAAAATCAGCCGTTAGCGCCCCTAACTTGGCAAACGTGCCGTCTGAAATCACCAGTGCCTGATTAAAAACAAAGAGATCGGGCAACTCGCTCTTGTAAGTCTGCAACTGGGCGTAGGCCTTGGGTAGATCCGCATCCACCGCTAGCGGATTTTTCAGCTCAAAGACCACCAAGGGCAAGCCGTTCACAAAGCCGATCAAGTCAGGAATCCGCTTGCCTTTTTGGGTGGCTATATCCAACTGATTGACCACCCGAAAATCATTCTTTTCAGGCTGGGCAAAATCCACCAAAATCGCCACATCGTGTTTTTGTTCGCCCTCCGCCTGATAGCTGACCGCCACCCCATTGCGGAGCCAGCCATAGGCCTGCTTGTTCTGCTCCAGCAAATCCGCACTGTCCCAACTGGTCACCAACCGCACCACCTCTTCCACCGCACTTTCTGGCAACTGCGGATTGAGCCGCCTTACCGCCTGCGTCAAAATCGGCCTTAACACCACCTCACTCACCCGCTCCCGCCAAGGGTTTTCCCCTTCTGGCACAATGGTTTTGCCAAAGCTGTAATTCCAGCCCAGCAGTTGCAGGGTGTCGATAGCGGATTGTTCGATAAAGTTTTCATTGATGTCGAAGTTGTTGATTTTCATGTTTTTTCCTTTTTTCAAGAGGGAAAGTTGGTTTTTGCGATCGGGATCGTAAAATTTAAATGTGTGGCTTGCTCGCCTACCCTTCTCCAATCACAATGTTGGCCTTTTTGATAACTGGAGGATTTATGTGGAATATTCTTAAAAAACCCATTGAAAAATCAAGCCTTGAGGCTTGGGCGAAAATAGCAGATGACATTATAAAAGTTGCAATTTTGGCTTTACCTGTTATTCTATACAATGAGCAGTATTCAAACGTCTTGAAGACGTTTAACATCATTGCAGTGTTATTTATCATTTATGGTCTTATTGCGATTAGTCGTGCCATAAGACGTAACTTACTTCAAAACTAGGAGCATATTATGGGGCTTTCAATTGGTCTTGCTATCATCGCCATAATGGTTTGGTCTTTCCTTTTTTGGCTTAATCGTGCTCTAAAAGAGGAGAACAAATAAAATGGATCTCACGATTGTATTACTTCTTATGCTTGCTGTTATTTTCGCTATCTATCGCTGGTCAAGCAAACTCACCAAAGACGATGTCATTAAGTAATTTATAGGCCCCAAGAGCTTGCTTTTGGGGTTTTCTTATTTACGGACGCATGCAATGCGTCCCTACCAGTCACGTTTAATTGTATTTATGGTGATATTAAATAACGTATTGTAGGGACGCATTGCATGCGTCCATTTCGATATTTATGCCCCACCAATATCTTATAAAGATGAATATATGCAAAAAACCATTCGCAAATCTGTCCGTGTCCGTTGGGACGCTTATCAAAACGGCTGTTATTTCGTTACCATTTGCACCAAGGACAAATTTCATTATTTTGGTGAAATATCAAATAATGTAATGCATTTATCCTTATTAGGTTTGGAATTGCAAAACATCATTCAAAATACACCGCTTATTCGCCCTGATTTATTTATTGAAATACCTATTTTTGTGGTTATACCTAACCACGTTCATTTCATCATTACCATCAATCATGAAATTGATCACCATCAGCATTATTTTGGTTCGCAAAGTAAAAATTTATCCGCCATTGTGCGTGGTATTAAAGGAGCTTTAACCAGCTTTGCCAAGAAAAATGGAATTCCCTTTCAATGGCAACCACGTTTTCATGAGCATATTATTCAAAATGAACGAGCCTTTAATTACATTTATGATTATGTTGAAAATAATGTTATCAATTGGGCGAATGATTGTTTTTATTAGCAATGCAACATCGGATAACATATTTTGTGGACGCATGCAATGCGTCCATACCAGTCACGTTTAATTATATTTACGGTGATATTAAATAATGTATTGCGTGGAACACATCGCATACGTCCGTTGCGGTATTTTTGTCTCTTCAATTTTGATTTAACGCCCCGTTTTTGGACGCATGCAATGCGTCCCTACCAGTCACGTTTAATTATATTTGTGGTGGTATTAAATAATGTTTTGTGTGGAATACGCTGCATGTGCCCGTTATGATATTTTGGTCTCATCAATTTTAATTTAACGCCCCGTTTGTGGACGCATGCAATGCGTCCCTACCAATCACGTTTAATTATATTTGTGATGGTCTTAAATAATGCATTGTAGGGACGCATTGCATGCGTCCGTTGCGATATTAGCGTCTCATCAATTTTGATTTAACACCTCGTTTGTGGACGCATGCAATGCGTCCTTACCAATCACGTTTAATTATATTTTTGGTGATATTAAATAGCGTATTGTAGGGACGCATTGCATGCATCCGTTGCGATATTTATGTCTCATCAATTTTGATTTAACGCCCCGTTTTTGGACGCATGCAATGCGTCCCTACCAGTCACGTTTAATTGTATTTATAGTGATATTAAATAACGTATTGTAGGGACGCATTGAATGCGTCCGTTGCGATATTAATTCCTCATAAAAATTTGATTTATCCCCCGCACGGCAAGCCGTACGGGGTTACGCATATTTAGGGGCTTTGCCCCTAAGAATCTACAGGGGAAAGCCCCTGGCTTATCAGTAACCTATTATGATGAAACTCATATAGGTTTTATGTTTCACCACTTTCTCTATATAACTTAACCGCATTTTTCAAAATTTCATCACACATTTTAGATAATTCCTTCCAAGATTTTATCGTATTGAATCCACCGTATTTTAACTTAAAATGCGTATATTCCTCTCCTTGGTTAGAAAAAGGGTACTTTAATAATTGATACCACTCATCGATACTTTTTTCATTATCATCTAAAAACTTTTTAACAATATGTTCCTCTGGTAAGATTGTTGTATTTGATTTTATCAAATCAATAAATTCATCCTCACCAACCAGCTCAATATAAGATGAAATTAAATCACTAAATTTATGTTTTCTTGGGGATTTCCTGAAATTAAAACAATTGCTCCTTTTAATATCAATTCAATCCCGTGGTAAAAATTAAACAATGTAGGTACAGATACATTAACGTCGCACCATTTTGTTGCATCATCTATTTCTTGAGCAGTTAATAGCCTTTCTGATAAAACACTATATGAATTGTTATTGTTAACTATCTCTTCTGATGAATATTTGGCTAATCTAAGGAATTTTTCACCAAGATCAAAAAAAGATAAAGAATCTTGTGACATTTTAAATTTCTCCATTAAGTAATTTAGGTAATAAAACATCTCTAACTTGAACCAAAAAATCATTTTCAGTTAAATTAGACTTCCTCATTTCAAAAAAAACATTTACATATTTATGATGCAATGTTAGCAGGTTGAAATCAGGTGTTAATAAACTTATTTGTTTTAAGTGCATAGGCCCAAAATTTCTCTGTGCTGAACCTGATGCTCTTATTTCAAGCTCGTGCTGTAATTGTGTTTCTACAAAACCAGTAATAAAGGACAATGTACTTTTATTCTCTATAGGTCTAAAACGGATTACACTGGTATTTAAAGATAAAGGTAAGTGTGCCTGTCTAACAAAAGCAAAACGTCCTAGAGTTCCTGATGTAGAAATAACAACATCATCTTCTTTTAATTGAAAATGTGAATATTTACCAAATGCCTCCTCCTTAGTTATTTTATTTGCTGTTTCTAAAGATAAATCTCCATTTTTAATACACCGAATATTAATGAATTTAATACCATCATCTTCTTCCGTATATTGCCAGTTCCTTATTCCCGGCCCCTCTAAAAAATCAATGATTTCTGGTAAGGGTCTCATCTCCCATCCCCTCGGCACGCCATCTTCCCCAATCTCACTCGGAAAAGCCTCTGCCACTTCCCACAACTCTCCATAAGCCTTAGGATCTTCTGCCTGCAAGCGGTCTAATTCTTGGTCGGTTTTACCAGAAATCACGCTCATTGCGGATCGGTTGGCTTGTTGGGGTGTGCCGCCTTGTGCCAAGGTTTGGGCTTTGGCTTTGACGGGGTCGAAGTCGATAAACCAGCTTTTAAACATCGTTTGAGCGATTTGTTCTAGGGTTTGGTTGGTTTGGGTGTTGAGTTGGATTTTTTCATCAAAAGAGCCTAAAACATCAGCTATTCTTTTCTGCTCATTTAAATCAGGATAAGAGATATTCATAAATTCAAACGTATCACGAGTAATCGTATCAAAGACCGCACCGTGAGTTTTTCTTTTTAATTCACTTATATTATTTTTCAGATAGTAATATAAATATCC
This window harbors:
- the lolA gene encoding outer-membrane lipoprotein carrier protein LolA (participates with LolB in the incorporation of lipoprotein into the outer membrane), which produces MKALFKQSALVLGLMTMSSALWANPQAVAELQKRLDQAVQYGADFDQTVRSAKGKEVQKGQGKFYVKRPNLFRMETKSPQENLIVSDGSTLWFYDPFVSQATANWVKDAVSDTPFVLLTSNDKRHWEQYTVTQNMDNFVLKPKSKKSAIKQFDVRIDANGLLKGFSTIERDGQSNLYVLRNVSTANVNDSLFKFNLPKGAELDDQRSKKK
- a CDS encoding tRNA adenosine(34) deaminase TadA, with the translated sequence MFIQPTQTSCPLTLSQQDFHFMQYALELADRAEQEGEIPVGAVLVDSQGNVLGEGWNRVIVQSDPTAHAEVQALRQAADKLGNYRLLDTTLYVTLEPCPMCAGAILHSRISRLVFGASDYKTGAVGSRFHLFEDYKMNHFLEIRGGVMTEQCSQKISHFFQKRRKEQKLKRE
- a CDS encoding restriction endonuclease subunit R, whose translation is MKINNFDINENFIEQSAIDTLQLLGWNYSFGKTIVPEGENPWRERVSEVVLRPILTQAVRRLNPQLPESAVEEVVRLVTSWDSADLLEQNKQAYGWLRNGVAVSYQAEGEQKHDVAILVDFAQPEKNDFRVVNQLDIATQKGKRIPDLIGFVNGLPLVVFELKNPLAVDADLPKAYAQLQTYKSELPDLFVFNQALVISDGTFAKLGALTADFDRFTPWRVVNEKAESELITFGDELKDLLRGLFKPKTWLDYVQNFVIFEKDSQNRTIKKIGAYHQFYGVNEAVDCTLVAASERGNRKIGVVWHTQGSGKSLSMLFYAGKVLAQSELRNPTLVMVTDRNDLDGQLFATFSAGQALIKQTPVQADSREELRDELAKRESGGVIFTTIQKFGLLEGESAFPMLNERSNIIVIADEAHRSQYGFEQKLTEKGEYRTGYAQHLRQALPNASFIGFTGTPLMDLEDRDTRDVFGSYVSIYDFQRAIEDGATVPIFYEPRQAVLRESPEFANVVREAEAVYGDNQAAMRLREEIQGLDSRLDLLAQDIVSHYEKRTELVDGKAMIVVMSRKICVKLYQKITALRPSWHSDEVTQGAIKVVMTSNVASDPPEWRMHQQDKKTLEKRFKDPDDPLKIVIVRDMWLTGFDVPCCNTMYLDKPMQDHNLMQAIARVNRVFRNKSRESGGLIVDYYGLTEEMKAGFAKYTNAGGKGEIVQDVEAAFGKMLDYIETIRGQFATPVEGKRFDLAESLQIQEPQALLAAIRRAANHILALDRMQPSLQTKSPTPRKDAFLQAVRLAHKGFSLCAALPKADKYRQELAFFDAVRRTISKSEERSPQDKTDKGLQLAALLNRAVESEGVVDLFEALEKDRPNINLLSDEFLASIKQSETKDLWVSALERYLGSQIRQKSGANQTLKKDFEQKLKEAMSQYHNHNLSVIDILEELIALAQEFDEKQKRGESLGLSPAELAFYDALAQNASAKEQMGDETLMKLAKMITNSLRKSVTIDWQYKDSVRAKMRLLVRRALLLFKYPPDKQEDAIEYVMQQAEAVAEELATSG
- a CDS encoding type I restriction endonuclease subunit S, which produces MSSWNISKLSEVINIIGGGTPKRSEDSYWNGDINWLSVADFNNDFRYVSSSAEKITELGLNKSSTKLLNKDDLIISARGTVGCLAQLSKPMAFNQSCYGLTGKDDVIDNGYLYYYLKNNISELKRKTHGAVFDTITRDTFEFMNISYPDLNEQKRIADVLGSFDEKIQLNTQTNQTLEQIAQTMFKSWFIDFDPVKAKAQTLAQGGTPQQANRSAMSVISGKTDQELDRLQAEDPKAYGELWEVAEAFPSEIGEDGVPRGWEMRPLPEIIDFLEGPGIRNWQYTEEDDGIKFINIRCIKNGDLSLETANKITKEEAFGKYSHFQLKEDDVVISTSGTLGRFAFVRQAHLPLSLNTSVIRFRPIENKSTLSFITGFVETQLQHELEIRASGSAQRNFGPMHLKQISLLTPDFNLLTLHHKYVNVFFEMRKSNLTENDFLVQVRDVLLPKLLNGEI